A single genomic interval of Mucilaginibacter boryungensis harbors:
- a CDS encoding BamA/TamA family outer membrane protein has protein sequence MDTAIFKFRKLLIPSFSYNPSAGFELGLSVSALKFLGHPDSTTISTGEVEVSASTKGILYINYKHNIYLPKNNWSLQGNWQIGRTQALDYGVGTGRRSEYAMFNIPDDVYQLKYTSFRFKETAYRKIKGKFYGGIGIILNAYTGIDEEHRDDINAYHYQYSIRNGFPLWHYLANAVTLNLQYDSRDHPNRPYKGIFANLRFKTNQKIIGSSENATQLITEFRKYWGLSDLNPEHILAFWHWGSYLLSGKIPYLELPGTSSDNDGRGGRAYTVGRFKGSSFFYSETEYRFPISKNKLISGVAFINAQTGSNENGLTKVKLFQRWEPGVGAGIRILYDKYSRSNICVDYGIGNYGSRGFFINLNETF, from the coding sequence TTGGACACTGCTATCTTTAAGTTCAGAAAATTACTTATCCCTTCTTTTTCCTATAACCCCAGCGCTGGTTTTGAATTAGGCCTATCTGTATCTGCATTAAAGTTTTTGGGACATCCGGACAGCACAACTATATCTACCGGCGAAGTTGAAGTTTCAGCATCAACCAAAGGCATATTATATATTAATTACAAGCACAATATATACCTGCCAAAAAATAATTGGAGCCTGCAGGGTAACTGGCAGATAGGCCGTACGCAAGCGTTGGATTATGGAGTAGGTACTGGCCGGCGCAGCGAATATGCCATGTTCAACATCCCGGATGATGTTTACCAGCTCAAATACACCTCGTTCCGTTTTAAGGAAACCGCATACAGAAAAATAAAGGGTAAATTTTACGGCGGTATAGGCATAATTTTAAATGCTTATACAGGTATTGATGAAGAACACCGGGATGATATTAATGCTTATCATTACCAATACAGTATCCGCAACGGTTTCCCGCTGTGGCACTATTTGGCCAATGCAGTTACACTAAACCTGCAGTATGATAGCCGCGACCATCCTAACCGGCCATACAAAGGTATTTTTGCCAACTTACGTTTTAAAACCAATCAAAAAATAATAGGCAGTTCGGAAAACGCAACGCAACTCATAACTGAATTCAGAAAATACTGGGGGCTATCAGATCTTAACCCCGAGCATATATTAGCCTTTTGGCATTGGGGCAGTTATTTGTTGAGCGGAAAAATACCTTATCTTGAACTGCCTGGCACCAGCAGTGATAACGACGGGCGTGGCGGCAGGGCTTACACGGTTGGACGGTTTAAAGGATCTTCTTTTTTTTATTCAGAAACCGAATATAGGTTCCCTATATCAAAAAATAAATTAATAAGCGGCGTAGCATTTATAAACGCGCAAACGGGAAGTAACGAAAATGGATTAACAAAAGTTAAACTTTTTCAGCGTTGGGAGCCGGGTGTGGGTGCCGGGATAAGAATATTATATGATAAATATTCCCGGTCGAACATTTGTGTTGATTATGGTATAGGTAATTATGGCTCGCGCGGTTTTTTTATTAATTTGAACGAGACGTTTTAG
- a CDS encoding YMGG-like glycine zipper-containing protein: MKKLIYSLCMILTVLIADSKYTLAQEKKKMSGQAKGAIIGGAGGAIAGGLIGHGVKGALIGGAIGAGGGYIIGNEHRRHVAKKRRAAQRAYYRSHHTITHPSKGVTVIRTHN, from the coding sequence ATGAAAAAGTTAATTTATAGTTTATGCATGATACTTACCGTGTTAATTGCGGATAGTAAATATACCCTTGCACAGGAAAAGAAAAAAATGAGCGGCCAGGCTAAGGGCGCTATAATTGGTGGTGCTGGCGGCGCAATTGCCGGCGGCCTAATTGGCCATGGCGTAAAAGGTGCTTTAATAGGTGGCGCTATTGGCGCCGGGGGCGGTTACATTATTGGTAACGAACACCGCAGGCATGTAGCAAAAAAACGCCGCGCAGCGCAACGCGCATATTATCGCAGCCATCATACTATCACACACCCTTCAAAAGGTGTTACGGTGATCAGGACGCATAATTAA
- a CDS encoding DUF892 family protein: protein MKQKAVMRIFNGGMKLDDIALTKLFLKQLDNIYCIKKHLLDILPRLADKASFPALKNAILENTDQIKIQVLRMDMIYKIYQAKYRPHNCIGIKTMSLEAYIAAKVEEQTPLERDLALLIHLQITESVEMAYFNVLRNIADSISDKEVVTLLDQNFDTAIKSKKMYELIAKEYIS from the coding sequence ATGAAACAGAAAGCGGTAATGCGCATTTTTAATGGTGGTATGAAGCTGGATGATATTGCGCTAACCAAGTTGTTTTTGAAACAACTTGATAATATCTATTGTATAAAAAAACACCTTTTGGATATACTGCCCCGGTTAGCCGATAAGGCTTCGTTCCCGGCTTTAAAAAATGCTATATTAGAAAATACCGACCAGATAAAAATACAGGTATTGCGCATGGATATGATTTATAAAATATATCAGGCAAAATACCGGCCACACAATTGTATAGGTATTAAAACCATGTCGCTTGAGGCCTATATAGCCGCCAAAGTAGAGGAGCAAACACCGCTTGAACGCGACCTGGCCCTGCTAATACATTTACAGATAACAGAAAGTGTGGAGATGGCTTATTTTAATGTATTAAGGAATATTGCTGATAGTATAAGCGATAAAGAGGTGGTGACGCTGCTGGATCAAAATTTTGATACGGCTATTAAAAGTAAAAAGATGTATGAATTAATTGCTAAAGAATATATTTCATAA
- a CDS encoding BamA/TamA family outer membrane protein — protein MGKVLLVLICCCLGFSASGQDVIETAKVIDTNGKTDLIDIARSLFHIKSQRMKSESGKNFYFSFLPLSSTVPGGGKALITSTTAGFYLGPRDSTYLSTANFAPYLNFKGRFGLPLRTSLWAKDNSWNIQGDTRFLVYPQYTWGLGGNNDEQNNILVNYKYIRFYQAALKRINNVFYAGIGYNLDYHIDISAEETNKIKSFTGYQFGAANDNNSFSSGITFNLLYDTRENLFNPLPGTYVNVVYRYNTKALGSQNNWQSLYLDVRKYITLKKERKKNQLALWGYYWTTLNAGTPYLDLPSVGWDPYNRSGRGMEQNRYRGQGMFYFETEYRRDISRNGLFGYVLFANATSVTEAAGRNFKYINPAIGGGFRIKFNKGSDTNVAIDYAFSKGYNTFILGLGEAF, from the coding sequence ATGGGAAAAGTGTTATTAGTACTGATCTGCTGCTGTTTAGGTTTTTCAGCATCTGGTCAGGATGTGATAGAAACAGCCAAAGTTATTGATACAAATGGCAAAACCGACCTTATAGATATAGCCCGTTCACTGTTTCATATAAAATCCCAGCGAATGAAAAGCGAATCGGGGAAGAACTTTTATTTTTCCTTTTTACCGCTTTCATCAACTGTGCCGGGTGGGGGGAAAGCATTGATCACATCAACAACCGCAGGCTTTTACCTGGGCCCGCGCGATAGTACCTATCTGTCTACCGCAAACTTTGCACCTTATTTAAATTTTAAAGGCCGCTTTGGGCTACCGCTGCGCACATCGTTATGGGCAAAAGATAATAGCTGGAACATACAAGGCGATACCCGTTTCCTGGTTTATCCGCAATATACCTGGGGACTTGGCGGTAATAACGACGAGCAAAACAATATACTGGTCAATTATAAATACATCAGGTTTTATCAGGCGGCTTTAAAACGTATTAATAATGTTTTTTATGCAGGTATTGGATATAATTTGGACTACCATATTGATATATCGGCCGAAGAAACGAATAAAATAAAAAGCTTTACCGGTTACCAGTTTGGCGCAGCAAACGATAATAATTCATTCTCATCGGGTATTACCTTTAACCTGCTGTACGATACCCGCGAAAATTTATTTAACCCTTTGCCGGGTACTTATGTAAACGTAGTTTATCGTTATAATACCAAGGCATTGGGTAGCCAAAACAACTGGCAATCGCTGTATTTGGATGTGCGTAAATACATCACCCTGAAAAAAGAACGCAAAAAGAACCAATTGGCTTTGTGGGGTTATTATTGGACTACGCTAAACGCCGGCACACCATATCTTGACCTGCCCAGTGTAGGCTGGGACCCCTATAACCGTTCGGGCCGGGGTATGGAACAAAACCGTTACCGGGGACAAGGCATGTTTTATTTTGAAACAGAATACCGCCGGGACATTTCCCGAAATGGTTTGTTTGGTTATGTGTTGTTCGCTAATGCTACTTCGGTCACCGAGGCTGCCGGCCGCAATTTTAAATATATAAACCCGGCTATAGGCGGCGGGTTTCGTATCAAATTTAACAAAGGTTCCGATACCAATGTAGCAATCGACTACGCTTTTAGTAAGGGGTATAATACTTTTATCCTGGGCCTGGGCGAGGCGTTTTAG
- a CDS encoding TCR/Tet family MFS transporter has protein sequence MQAPTIPTLNPKKALSFIFVTIFIDVLGLGIIIPVIPKLLEQLGHVDNSAASEINGWLTFTYALMQVLFSPIMGNLSDRFGRRPILLISLLGFSIDYTFMAFAPTVFWLFVGRTIAGITGATMATATAYIADISTGDKRAANFGVVGAASGLGFIIGISAGAFLGDINIKFPFMAAAAAALFNALYGYFVLPESLDKQHRRKFEWKRANPIGSFLQLGKYKALAGLAIAFTLVYIAQKAVEYQLSFYVYEKFNWTMTSVGILGIFIGTLLIGIQGWLIRYLIPKWGLKKNIIAGLISYGIGLTLIAFASKGWLIYVFMVPYCFGGISGPALQGLITSKFPPNEQGELQGGLTLLSSISLIIGPLVMGYSFKFFSHKHSNIYFPGAPYILGAFLMLISVVLVIRSLKKEVHL, from the coding sequence ATGCAGGCTCCAACAATTCCTACACTTAATCCTAAAAAAGCGCTGAGCTTTATTTTTGTCACCATCTTTATTGATGTGTTAGGATTGGGCATTATCATCCCGGTTATTCCGAAACTGCTGGAACAATTGGGCCATGTAGATAACTCCGCCGCTTCTGAAATTAACGGCTGGCTTACTTTTACGTACGCACTTATGCAGGTGCTCTTCTCGCCTATTATGGGCAACCTGAGCGATCGTTTTGGGCGGCGGCCTATCTTGCTGATCTCCCTGCTTGGGTTTAGTATCGATTATACTTTTATGGCCTTTGCCCCTACTGTATTCTGGTTGTTTGTGGGGCGTACCATTGCTGGTATAACAGGCGCTACCATGGCTACGGCTACCGCCTACATTGCCGATATAAGCACTGGTGATAAACGTGCAGCTAATTTTGGCGTAGTGGGCGCGGCATCAGGGCTGGGCTTTATTATCGGCATTTCTGCCGGGGCTTTTCTGGGCGATATTAATATTAAGTTCCCATTTATGGCAGCAGCCGCCGCGGCACTATTTAATGCACTATACGGATATTTTGTTTTGCCGGAATCGCTTGATAAGCAGCACCGCCGCAAGTTCGAATGGAAGCGTGCTAATCCCATAGGTTCGTTTTTGCAATTGGGTAAATACAAAGCACTTGCAGGTTTAGCTATAGCTTTTACGCTGGTTTATATTGCACAAAAAGCGGTAGAATATCAATTATCCTTTTACGTGTATGAAAAATTTAATTGGACTATGACCAGTGTCGGTATCCTGGGTATATTTATCGGGACACTGTTAATTGGCATACAGGGCTGGCTTATTCGTTATTTAATACCCAAGTGGGGTTTAAAAAAGAACATTATCGCAGGGTTAATATCCTATGGTATAGGGCTTACACTGATAGCCTTTGCCAGTAAAGGCTGGCTGATATACGTATTTATGGTGCCCTATTGCTTTGGCGGTATCTCCGGACCCGCGCTGCAAGGCCTTATCACCAGCAAATTCCCCCCTAACGAACAAGGGGAACTGCAAGGTGGCTTAACCCTGCTGTCCAGCATCAGCTTAATTATTGGTCCGCTGGTAATGGGATACAGCTTTAAGTTTTTTTCGCATAAGCATTCAAACATTTACTTTCCTGGCGCACCGTATATCCTGGGCGCTTTCCTCATGCTAATTAGTGTAGTGCTGGTAATACGAAGTCTAAAAAAGGAAGTACATTTATAG
- a CDS encoding TCR/Tet family MFS transporter, which yields MDQSAQPKRQAALGFIFATLFIDVMGLAIIIPVVPQLIEHLIHGDVSKAASYGGWLTASYAIMQFLFSPIVGNLSDKFGRRPVLLCSLLGFSIDYFFSAFAPTIGWLFVGRIVAGLTGASFTTASAYISDVSTPEKKAANFGMIGVAFGLGFIIGPAIGGFLGKYDIHYPFIAAGGLAFLNAMYGFFILPESLDKEHRREFDLKRANPIGTLKQLAKYQNVIGLAASLFLIYFAAQAVQSVWTFYTIKKFNWDPTMQGASLACVGLFTAVVQGGLIRLTLPKLGYERSIWMGLTLYGIGLILFAFATRGWMMFAFLLPYCLGGIAGPALQGYISNNVPKNAQGELQGGLTSLMSLSSILGPLVMTQIFYFFTNSKAPVQFPGAPYLLGSALMILSALLAIRNFKKQVKAKAV from the coding sequence ATGGATCAATCTGCGCAACCTAAACGCCAGGCGGCACTTGGTTTTATTTTTGCAACACTGTTTATAGATGTGATGGGATTGGCCATTATCATCCCTGTTGTACCGCAACTGATAGAGCACCTGATACATGGCGATGTGAGCAAGGCCGCATCTTATGGGGGCTGGCTAACGGCATCATACGCTATTATGCAATTTTTGTTCTCGCCTATTGTAGGTAACCTTAGCGATAAGTTTGGCCGCAGGCCCGTACTCCTCTGTTCATTGCTGGGCTTCAGTATTGATTATTTCTTTTCGGCCTTTGCCCCTACTATTGGCTGGCTGTTTGTAGGCCGTATAGTAGCAGGCTTAACCGGCGCGAGTTTCACTACAGCGTCGGCTTATATATCTGATGTAAGCACCCCTGAAAAAAAGGCTGCTAACTTTGGGATGATAGGTGTCGCCTTTGGCCTGGGTTTTATTATTGGACCAGCGATAGGCGGCTTTTTAGGTAAGTATGATATCCACTATCCGTTTATAGCAGCCGGCGGCCTGGCCTTTTTAAATGCCATGTACGGGTTCTTTATTTTGCCGGAATCGTTAGATAAAGAACACCGCCGCGAGTTTGATCTAAAACGTGCTAATCCAATTGGAACACTGAAGCAATTAGCGAAGTATCAAAATGTAATAGGTTTAGCCGCTTCGTTGTTCCTTATCTATTTTGCAGCGCAGGCTGTGCAAAGCGTATGGACATTTTACACTATCAAAAAATTTAACTGGGATCCTACTATGCAAGGGGCTTCTTTGGCTTGCGTAGGTTTGTTTACAGCAGTGGTACAGGGAGGTTTAATACGCCTTACCTTGCCAAAATTAGGTTACGAGCGCAGCATATGGATGGGGTTAACGTTATACGGTATCGGGCTTATCCTGTTTGCCTTTGCTACACGCGGCTGGATGATGTTCGCTTTCCTGTTACCGTATTGTTTGGGCGGCATAGCGGGGCCAGCCTTACAGGGTTATATCAGCAATAACGTACCTAAAAATGCCCAGGGCGAACTGCAGGGCGGCCTAACCAGCTTAATGAGTTTAAGCTCTATATTGGGACCACTGGTAATGACGCAGATCTTTTACTTTTTCACCAATAGCAAAGCCCCTGTTCAGTTTCCCGGGGCGCCGTACTTGCTGGGTTCAGCACTGATGATTTTAAGCGCGTTGCTGGCTATCCGCAATTTCAAAAAACAAGTTAAAGCAAAAGCGGTTTAA
- a CDS encoding SDR family oxidoreductase produces MKLKDKVVIITGASSGIGKSLAYEFARRGANLVLAARQYVTLCEICDDLQKQFPIKAVAVQCDVSKEEDCALLIKQAKTTFQNIDVLINNAGISMRALFNDVDLGVLRTLIDINFWGTVYCTKHALPEILKTQGSIVGVSSIAGYKGLPGRTGYSASKFAMNGFLDSLRVETLKTGVHVMTACPGFTASNIRNTALAKDGSQQGESSLDEQKMMSADEVARRIANGVENRSRTLVMTVNGKLTVFLSKFLPSLLDKLVYNHFTKEKDPLLK; encoded by the coding sequence ATGAAGTTGAAAGATAAAGTTGTTATTATTACAGGGGCCTCATCAGGCATCGGAAAATCACTGGCTTATGAATTTGCCCGGCGTGGCGCAAACCTGGTATTAGCTGCCCGGCAGTACGTTACGCTATGCGAAATTTGCGACGACCTGCAAAAGCAATTTCCCATTAAAGCCGTAGCTGTGCAATGTGATGTAAGCAAAGAAGAGGATTGCGCATTGTTAATAAAACAAGCTAAAACTACTTTTCAGAATATTGATGTTTTAATAAACAACGCAGGAATATCTATGCGTGCCTTATTTAATGATGTTGATCTTGGCGTATTAAGAACCCTTATTGATATTAACTTTTGGGGCACGGTATACTGCACTAAACATGCGTTGCCTGAAATTTTGAAAACCCAGGGCAGTATTGTAGGCGTATCATCTATTGCGGGCTATAAAGGCTTGCCCGGGCGTACGGGTTATTCTGCCTCGAAGTTTGCCATGAATGGTTTTTTGGACTCGTTAAGAGTAGAAACATTGAAAACGGGCGTACATGTAATGACCGCCTGCCCGGGCTTCACGGCATCTAATATACGCAATACTGCTTTGGCTAAAGATGGCAGCCAACAAGGCGAAAGCAGTTTAGATGAACAAAAAATGATGTCGGCAGACGAGGTAGCCCGCCGCATTGCCAATGGCGTGGAGAACCGTTCGCGCACGCTGGTGATGACCGTAAACGGGAAGCTAACGGTATTTTTAAGTAAATTTTTACCATCGCTGTTAGATAAACTGGTGTACAACCACTTTACCAAAGAGAAAGACCCGCTATTGAAATAA
- a CDS encoding glycosyltransferase family 2 protein translates to MKLSIIIVNYNVCVLLRQALNTLTRACAGIQHEIFVVDNASSDNSVSMVRKEFPEVKLIANNKNIGFSKANNQALAQAEGEYVLLINPDTITKKDTLEKTIEFMEKHPVAGGVSVRMINPMGDFLPESKRGLTPQWATFFRLTGLSKMLSKSRLYDRTHKYWIDEFETAEVDIINAAFMLMRKSVLDRTGYLDERFFMYGEDIDLSYRIRQAGFKNYYFPKTYIIHFKEQSVRKYSWQYIKNYYGAMFIFAGKYLLKMPRLQLKGMGAIYQPSYEVER, encoded by the coding sequence ATGAAGCTATCTATAATTATTGTTAACTATAATGTATGTGTGCTGCTAAGGCAAGCCCTAAATACACTAACCAGGGCCTGCGCCGGTATACAACATGAGATATTTGTAGTTGACAATGCATCATCCGACAACTCGGTCAGTATGGTGAGGAAAGAGTTTCCCGAGGTTAAACTGATAGCTAACAACAAAAACATAGGGTTCTCAAAAGCCAACAATCAAGCTTTGGCGCAAGCGGAGGGTGAATACGTACTGCTCATAAATCCCGACACTATTACAAAAAAAGATACACTGGAAAAAACTATTGAGTTTATGGAGAAGCATCCGGTTGCCGGTGGTGTGAGTGTACGTATGATAAACCCGATGGGCGATTTCCTGCCTGAATCTAAACGCGGATTGACACCGCAATGGGCCACCTTCTTCAGGCTGACAGGATTATCAAAAATGTTATCAAAATCGCGCCTGTACGACCGTACCCATAAATATTGGATAGACGAGTTTGAAACAGCGGAGGTTGATATTATTAACGCGGCCTTTATGCTGATGCGCAAATCGGTGCTGGACCGCACAGGCTATCTTGACGAACGCTTTTTTATGTATGGCGAGGATATCGACCTCTCCTACCGTATCCGCCAGGCAGGCTTTAAAAACTACTACTTTCCAAAAACATATATCATTCACTTTAAAGAACAAAGTGTACGTAAATATAGCTGGCAGTACATTAAAAATTATTACGGCGCTATGTTTATCTTCGCAGGCAAATACTTATTAAAGATGCCTCGCTTACAACTAAAAGGTATGGGGGCTATTTACCAGCCTTCGTATGAAGTTGAAAGATAA
- the recR gene encoding recombination mediator RecR: MNFSSKLLENAVAEFAKLPGVGQKTALRLVLHLLNQDKPDVERFSAAMTKLRNEIQHCEVCHNISDSKVCEICAAHKRDRTLVCVVEDTRDVMAIENTNQYNGIYHVLGGLISPMDGIGPADLTIDSLVERVKADEIKEVIFALSATMEGDTTIFYLHKRLKDSAVTISTIARGIAFGGELEYVDEITLGRSITTRVPYEHSLSR; encoded by the coding sequence ATGAACTTTTCATCGAAGTTATTGGAGAATGCAGTGGCCGAGTTTGCCAAACTGCCGGGGGTGGGACAAAAAACCGCTTTACGCTTAGTATTGCACCTGTTAAACCAGGATAAGCCTGACGTGGAACGTTTTAGTGCCGCCATGACCAAACTGCGTAACGAGATACAGCACTGCGAGGTTTGCCATAACATATCCGATAGTAAAGTTTGCGAAATATGCGCGGCACACAAGCGCGACCGCACGTTAGTTTGCGTTGTAGAAGATACCCGCGACGTAATGGCTATTGAGAATACTAACCAATACAATGGCATATACCACGTATTGGGTGGTTTAATATCGCCCATGGATGGCATTGGCCCGGCCGACCTGACTATCGATTCGTTAGTTGAACGTGTGAAAGCCGATGAAATAAAAGAAGTTATTTTTGCCCTTAGCGCCACAATGGAAGGCGATACCACCATATTTTACCTGCATAAACGCTTGAAAGATTCGGCTGTTACCATATCAACTATTGCCCGGGGCATTGCTTTTGGCGGCGAGCTGGAATACGTAGATGAGATCACGCTCGGCCGATCTATCACTACACGTGTCCCTTACGAACATTCTTTATCGCGTTGA
- a CDS encoding sodium:solute symporter, which translates to MTPGVLLSFIIGYFLVLILISYLTSRKASDNDTFFVANRNSKWYLVAFGMIGTALSGVTFISVPGKVGAPSGDQFAYFQFILGNAAGFIIIATVLLPLYYRLKLTSIYSYIEGALGTWSYKTAAAIFLLSRTIGSSFRLYLVVIVLQKFIFDSYGVPFWATVLICLVLIWSYTFKGGLKTIIITDSLQTFFLVTSVFLSIYFICRSLDMSIFQAAESIKNSSYSKIFFLNDFMSSKLHLTKQFLGGLFITIGMTGLDQDLMQKNLSLKNIKEAQKNMFSFIGVFVVINIFFLSVGALLYMYAAKNGITVEKTDYLYPTIALKYLGVFPAIVFMLGLTAATFATTDSALTALTTSFCVDFLNFRKKDDINTKKAIATRHGVHIGFSFLMLFTIVLFNAVNNDAVVGAIFKVASYTYGPLLGLYAFGLFVSKRQVNDKLTPFICLISPAVCYFLSTESKTILGGYVFDNELIIVNGLITFLALWLFSKRKHQSRLATT; encoded by the coding sequence ATGACTCCAGGCGTATTACTATCTTTTATTATCGGCTATTTTTTAGTGCTGATATTGATTTCCTACCTCACATCGCGCAAAGCATCAGATAACGATACCTTTTTTGTGGCCAACCGCAATTCAAAGTGGTACCTGGTGGCTTTTGGGATGATAGGGACTGCGTTAAGCGGCGTAACTTTTATTTCTGTACCGGGGAAAGTAGGGGCGCCCAGCGGCGACCAGTTTGCTTATTTCCAGTTTATACTGGGCAACGCGGCGGGCTTTATTATCATCGCTACGGTGTTATTGCCTTTATACTACCGGTTAAAACTGACATCTATCTACAGCTATATTGAAGGTGCTTTGGGCACCTGGAGCTATAAAACCGCGGCGGCCATATTTTTATTAAGCCGTACCATTGGCTCATCGTTCCGCTTGTATTTAGTGGTAATTGTGTTACAGAAATTTATTTTTGATAGTTACGGTGTGCCATTTTGGGCTACTGTACTTATCTGTTTAGTACTTATATGGTCGTACACGTTTAAAGGCGGCTTAAAAACCATTATTATCACCGATAGCTTGCAAACTTTCTTCCTGGTCACTTCAGTATTCCTATCTATTTATTTTATCTGCCGCAGCTTAGATATGAGCATTTTCCAGGCGGCTGAAAGCATTAAGAATAGCAGCTACTCTAAAATATTTTTCCTGAACGATTTTATGAGCAGTAAACTACACCTTACCAAGCAGTTTTTGGGCGGTTTGTTTATTACTATTGGTATGACCGGCCTTGACCAGGACCTGATGCAGAAAAACCTGAGCCTGAAGAATATTAAAGAGGCGCAAAAAAACATGTTTAGTTTTATTGGCGTGTTTGTGGTAATTAATATCTTTTTCCTGAGCGTTGGTGCGTTGCTTTATATGTATGCTGCAAAAAATGGTATCACAGTTGAAAAGACAGACTACCTATATCCAACTATCGCGCTGAAATATTTGGGCGTTTTTCCGGCTATAGTGTTTATGTTGGGCTTAACAGCGGCGACCTTTGCTACTACCGATTCGGCCTTGACGGCGTTAACCACATCCTTCTGCGTGGATTTTTTGAACTTTAGAAAAAAAGACGATATCAATACTAAGAAAGCTATCGCCACCAGGCATGGGGTCCACATAGGTTTCTCTTTTTTAATGCTTTTCACCATTGTATTGTTTAATGCAGTAAATAACGATGCTGTTGTAGGCGCTATTTTCAAAGTAGCATCATACACATATGGGCCATTATTGGGCCTTTATGCTTTTGGCCTGTTTGTGAGTAAACGACAGGTGAATGATAAACTGACCCCGTTTATCTGTTTAATATCCCCGGCTGTGTGCTATTTTTTAAGTACCGAATCAAAAACAATATTAGGTGGTTACGTATTTGATAACGAACTGATAATTGTTAATGGTTTGATCACCTTTTTAGCTTTATGGCTATTTTCCAAAAGAAAGCACCAAAGCAGATTAGCTACAACATAA
- a CDS encoding LOG family protein, giving the protein MTGEEKIRRAFENKDWQEIKTSDSWQIFKIMAEFVDGFEKLAKIGPCVSIFGSARTHHDNPFYKLAEDCARLLTERGYGVISGGGPGIMEAANKGAYEAGGKSVGLNIELPFEQFHNKYIDRDKLLEFDYFFVRKVMFMKYSQGFIVLPGGFGTLDESFEAITLIQTGKIARFPIVFVGVEYWKGLFEWVEDKMLNAEHNISPDDLNLFRLVDTPEEAVEHIFRFYEKYVLKPNF; this is encoded by the coding sequence ATGACTGGAGAAGAAAAAATAAGACGTGCTTTTGAGAATAAAGACTGGCAGGAAATAAAAACATCAGACTCGTGGCAGATATTTAAAATTATGGCCGAGTTTGTAGATGGATTTGAAAAACTGGCTAAAATTGGCCCATGTGTATCCATCTTCGGGTCGGCACGTACCCATCACGATAACCCTTTTTATAAACTGGCCGAAGATTGCGCCCGTTTATTAACCGAACGTGGTTATGGCGTAATATCAGGCGGTGGCCCTGGTATTATGGAAGCAGCCAACAAGGGTGCTTATGAAGCAGGAGGTAAATCGGTAGGGCTAAATATTGAATTGCCTTTCGAGCAGTTCCACAATAAATATATCGACAGGGATAAACTACTGGAGTTTGATTACTTTTTTGTGCGCAAGGTAATGTTCATGAAATACTCGCAAGGGTTTATCGTATTGCCCGGCGGCTTTGGTACGCTCGATGAATCGTTCGAGGCGATAACATTGATACAAACCGGTAAAATTGCCCGTTTCCCAATTGTATTTGTAGGTGTTGAATACTGGAAAGGGTTATTTGAATGGGTTGAAGACAAAATGCTGAATGCCGAGCACAATATCAGCCCGGATGATTTGAACCTGTTTCGCCTGGTAGATACGCCGGAAGAAGCTGTTGAACACATCTTCCGTTTCTACGAGAAATATGTGTTGAAGCCAAACTTCTAA